A single region of the Maylandia zebra isolate NMK-2024a linkage group LG17, Mzebra_GT3a, whole genome shotgun sequence genome encodes:
- the ivns1abpa gene encoding influenza virus NS1A-binding protein homolog A isoform X1, with protein sequence MIQNGYLIFEDESFLDSTVAKMNALRKNGQFCDVRLQVCGHELMAHRAVLACCSPYLFEIFNSDIESHGVSHVTFEDLDPEAVEILLNYAYTAQSVATLTFDPYAHLFMILNLWLITTMHFLCDRLKADKELVKEVYSAAKRFKMERVKQICGDYLLSKLDSQNAISFRNFASSMGDARFLSQVDAFIQDHLLEVSEQEDFLKLPRLKLEVMLEDNLTLPSNGKLYSKVLNWVQRSLWENGDHLERLMEEVQTLYYSPDHKLVDGGLVIEGHSEVFGGEEDHLQFVQKKPVRESDQRQMSCSSSGSLSPSNQAANAPKQTARREWKYIASEKTASNNYLCLAVLDGVLCVIFLHGRNSPQTSPSATPCLMKSLSFEAQPEELEEQPLSPMHYARSGLGTAALNGKFIAAGGYNREECLRTVECYDPKEDRWTFIAPMRTPRARFQMAVLMGQLYVIGGSNGHSDELSCGEKYDPRTDEWTQVPELRTNRCNAGVCSLNNKLYVVGGSDPCGQKGLKNCDAFDPVAKTWTNCASLNIRRHQAAVCELDGFMYAIGGAESWNCLNTVERYNPENNTWTLIAPMNVARRGAAVAVHAGKLFVVGGFDGTHALRCVEMYDPARNDWKMLGSMTSSRSNAGVAMLGDTIYAVGGFDGNEFLNTVEVYNPEMDEWYDCAKAPSPLSD encoded by the exons ATGATTCAAAACGGTTATTTGATCTTTGAGGATGAAAGTTTCCTGGACTCTACCGTGGCCAAAATGAATGCCCTGAGGAAAAACGGGCAGTTCTGTGACGTTAGGCTGCAG GTGTGTGGTCACGAACTCATGGCCCACCGTGCAGTTCTGGCTTGCTGCAGTCCCTACCTGTTTGAGATCTTTAACAGTGACATTGAGTCTCATGGAGTCTCACATGTCACTTTTGAGGACTTGGACCCAGAGGCTGTGGAGATCTTGCTAAACTACGCCTATACTGCCCAGTCAGTAGcaactctgacctttgacccttaCGCCCATCTCTTTATGATTCTTAACCTTTGGTTGATAACGACTATGCATTTTCTGTGTGATAGACTCAAGGCAGACAAGGAGCTGGTCAAGGAAGTTTACTCTGCAGCCAAAAGGTTCAAAATGGAGCGAGTCAAACAG ATTTGTGGCGACTACCTGCTGTCTAAATTGGATTCCCAGAATGCCATCTCCTTTCGAAACTTTGCCAGCTCTATGGGAGATGCTAGATTTTTGTCCCAGGTAGATGCCTTCATCCAAGACCATCTACTGGAAGTGTCTGAACAGGAGGACTTCCTTAAACTTCCCCGCCTTAAG TTGGAGGTAATGCTAGAAGACAACCTCACCCTGCCCAGCAATGGCAAGCTCTACTCGAAGGTTCTCAACTGGGTGCAGCGTAGCCTGTGGGAGAACGGTGACCATCTGGAACGACTGATGGAGGAG GTGCAAACGCTGTACTACTCACCTGACCATAAGCTGGTGGATGGAGGGCTGGTGATTGAGGGGCACAGTGAGGTGTTTGGTGGCGAGGAGGACCACCTTCAGTTTGTGCAG AAGAAACCTGTACGGGAGAGCGACCAGCGACAGATGAGCTGCAGCTCTTCAGGAAGCCTGTCTCCCTCCAACCAAGCAGCAAACGCCCCAAAGCAGACCGCCAGGAGAGAGTGGAAATACATCGCCTCTGAGAAGACCGCAA GCAACAACTACTTGTGTCTGGCTGTGCTGGACGGTGTGCTGTGTGTGATCTTCTTGCACGGTCGCAACAGCCCTCAGACATCTCCCTCTGCCACTCCCTGCTTGATGAAGAGCCTCAGCTTCGAGGCCCAGCCAGAAGAGCTCGAAGAGCAACCGCTCTCACCCATGCATTATGCTCGCTCCGGCCTGGGCACCGCAGCCTTGAATGGAAAATTCATTGCAGCAG GGGGCTACAACAGAGAGGAGTGTCTGAGGACTGTCGAGTGTTACGACCCCAAGGAGGACCGCTGGACTTTCATCGCACCCATGCGGACTCCGAGGGCTCGTTTCCAGATGGCCGTGCTCATG GGTCAGCTTTACGTGATTGGAGGTTCAAACGGACATTCTGATGAGCTGAGCTGTGGGGAGAAATACGATCCTCGCACTGATGAGTGGACTCAAGTACCAGAGCTGAGGACGAATCGCTGCAACGCAG GCGTCTGCTCCTTGAACAACAAACTCTATGTTGTGGGAGGGTCGGATCCCTGCGGGCAGAAGGGTCTGAAGAACTGTGACGCTTTTGACCCTGTGGCCAAAACCTGGACCAACTGTGCCTCCCTCAACATCA GGAGGCACCAGGCAGCAGTGTGCGAGTTGGACGGCTTCATGTACGCGATTGGAGGGGCAGAGTCGTGGAATTGCCTGAACACCGTGGAGCGCTACAACCCCGAGAACAACACCTGGACTCTGATAGCTCCCATGAATGTGGCTCGCAGAGGGGCCGCCGTCGCCGTTCATGCAG GCAAACTGTTTGTTGTCGGCGGCTTCGACGGCACCCACGCTCTTCGCTGTGTGGAGATGTACGACCCCGCCCGCAACGATTGGAAGATGCTGGGCAGCATGACATCGTCTCGCAGCAATGCGGGCGTGGCCATGCTGGGCGACACAATCTACGCCGTGGGCGGCTTCGATGGAAACGAGTTCCTTAACACGGTGGAGGTATACAACCCCGAGATGGACGAGTGGTACGACTGCGCCAAAGCCCCGTCTCCCCTCTCTGACTGA
- the ivns1abpa gene encoding influenza virus NS1A-binding protein homolog A isoform X2, whose product MIQNGYLIFEDESFLDSTVAKMNALRKNGQFCDVRLQVCGHELMAHRAVLACCSPYLFEIFNSDIESHGVSHVTFEDLDPEAVEILLNYAYTAQLKADKELVKEVYSAAKRFKMERVKQICGDYLLSKLDSQNAISFRNFASSMGDARFLSQVDAFIQDHLLEVSEQEDFLKLPRLKLEVMLEDNLTLPSNGKLYSKVLNWVQRSLWENGDHLERLMEEVQTLYYSPDHKLVDGGLVIEGHSEVFGGEEDHLQFVQKKPVRESDQRQMSCSSSGSLSPSNQAANAPKQTARREWKYIASEKTASNNYLCLAVLDGVLCVIFLHGRNSPQTSPSATPCLMKSLSFEAQPEELEEQPLSPMHYARSGLGTAALNGKFIAAGGYNREECLRTVECYDPKEDRWTFIAPMRTPRARFQMAVLMGQLYVIGGSNGHSDELSCGEKYDPRTDEWTQVPELRTNRCNAGVCSLNNKLYVVGGSDPCGQKGLKNCDAFDPVAKTWTNCASLNIRRHQAAVCELDGFMYAIGGAESWNCLNTVERYNPENNTWTLIAPMNVARRGAAVAVHAGKLFVVGGFDGTHALRCVEMYDPARNDWKMLGSMTSSRSNAGVAMLGDTIYAVGGFDGNEFLNTVEVYNPEMDEWYDCAKAPSPLSD is encoded by the exons ATGATTCAAAACGGTTATTTGATCTTTGAGGATGAAAGTTTCCTGGACTCTACCGTGGCCAAAATGAATGCCCTGAGGAAAAACGGGCAGTTCTGTGACGTTAGGCTGCAG GTGTGTGGTCACGAACTCATGGCCCACCGTGCAGTTCTGGCTTGCTGCAGTCCCTACCTGTTTGAGATCTTTAACAGTGACATTGAGTCTCATGGAGTCTCACATGTCACTTTTGAGGACTTGGACCCAGAGGCTGTGGAGATCTTGCTAAACTACGCCTATACTGCCCA ACTCAAGGCAGACAAGGAGCTGGTCAAGGAAGTTTACTCTGCAGCCAAAAGGTTCAAAATGGAGCGAGTCAAACAG ATTTGTGGCGACTACCTGCTGTCTAAATTGGATTCCCAGAATGCCATCTCCTTTCGAAACTTTGCCAGCTCTATGGGAGATGCTAGATTTTTGTCCCAGGTAGATGCCTTCATCCAAGACCATCTACTGGAAGTGTCTGAACAGGAGGACTTCCTTAAACTTCCCCGCCTTAAG TTGGAGGTAATGCTAGAAGACAACCTCACCCTGCCCAGCAATGGCAAGCTCTACTCGAAGGTTCTCAACTGGGTGCAGCGTAGCCTGTGGGAGAACGGTGACCATCTGGAACGACTGATGGAGGAG GTGCAAACGCTGTACTACTCACCTGACCATAAGCTGGTGGATGGAGGGCTGGTGATTGAGGGGCACAGTGAGGTGTTTGGTGGCGAGGAGGACCACCTTCAGTTTGTGCAG AAGAAACCTGTACGGGAGAGCGACCAGCGACAGATGAGCTGCAGCTCTTCAGGAAGCCTGTCTCCCTCCAACCAAGCAGCAAACGCCCCAAAGCAGACCGCCAGGAGAGAGTGGAAATACATCGCCTCTGAGAAGACCGCAA GCAACAACTACTTGTGTCTGGCTGTGCTGGACGGTGTGCTGTGTGTGATCTTCTTGCACGGTCGCAACAGCCCTCAGACATCTCCCTCTGCCACTCCCTGCTTGATGAAGAGCCTCAGCTTCGAGGCCCAGCCAGAAGAGCTCGAAGAGCAACCGCTCTCACCCATGCATTATGCTCGCTCCGGCCTGGGCACCGCAGCCTTGAATGGAAAATTCATTGCAGCAG GGGGCTACAACAGAGAGGAGTGTCTGAGGACTGTCGAGTGTTACGACCCCAAGGAGGACCGCTGGACTTTCATCGCACCCATGCGGACTCCGAGGGCTCGTTTCCAGATGGCCGTGCTCATG GGTCAGCTTTACGTGATTGGAGGTTCAAACGGACATTCTGATGAGCTGAGCTGTGGGGAGAAATACGATCCTCGCACTGATGAGTGGACTCAAGTACCAGAGCTGAGGACGAATCGCTGCAACGCAG GCGTCTGCTCCTTGAACAACAAACTCTATGTTGTGGGAGGGTCGGATCCCTGCGGGCAGAAGGGTCTGAAGAACTGTGACGCTTTTGACCCTGTGGCCAAAACCTGGACCAACTGTGCCTCCCTCAACATCA GGAGGCACCAGGCAGCAGTGTGCGAGTTGGACGGCTTCATGTACGCGATTGGAGGGGCAGAGTCGTGGAATTGCCTGAACACCGTGGAGCGCTACAACCCCGAGAACAACACCTGGACTCTGATAGCTCCCATGAATGTGGCTCGCAGAGGGGCCGCCGTCGCCGTTCATGCAG GCAAACTGTTTGTTGTCGGCGGCTTCGACGGCACCCACGCTCTTCGCTGTGTGGAGATGTACGACCCCGCCCGCAACGATTGGAAGATGCTGGGCAGCATGACATCGTCTCGCAGCAATGCGGGCGTGGCCATGCTGGGCGACACAATCTACGCCGTGGGCGGCTTCGATGGAAACGAGTTCCTTAACACGGTGGAGGTATACAACCCCGAGATGGACGAGTGGTACGACTGCGCCAAAGCCCCGTCTCCCCTCTCTGACTGA